The Micromonospora sp. Llam0 genome contains a region encoding:
- a CDS encoding ABC transporter ATP-binding protein, which produces MEALQPCDVKIHAGEYVTVIGPSGSGKSTFLNVAGLLDRPTGGRYILNGIDTSELSKTDRASIRAHFIGFVFQEFHLLPHRTAIENVALAQLYTGANRRKRIAAATEMLDRVGLSHRKEALPAKLSGGERQRVAIARALANAPQLLLCDEPTGNLDTATSATVLELLDELHADGLTILLITHDPEVSARGERTLQVRDGVVSWS; this is translated from the coding sequence GTGGAGGCGTTGCAGCCGTGCGATGTGAAGATACACGCCGGCGAGTATGTGACCGTGATCGGCCCATCGGGCTCAGGTAAGTCTACGTTCCTAAATGTTGCCGGCCTGTTGGATCGGCCCACAGGTGGTCGCTATATCCTGAATGGAATAGACACGAGCGAACTCAGCAAGACGGACCGCGCTTCCATTAGAGCGCATTTCATCGGTTTCGTTTTCCAAGAGTTCCATCTGTTGCCACACCGCACGGCAATCGAGAACGTTGCCTTGGCGCAACTGTACACGGGAGCGAACCGTCGAAAGCGTATCGCCGCCGCCACTGAAATGCTGGATCGGGTGGGTTTGTCACATCGCAAGGAGGCCCTTCCCGCTAAGCTCTCTGGGGGAGAGCGGCAGAGGGTGGCTATTGCCAGGGCCCTGGCAAACGCCCCGCAGCTCCTGCTGTGCGACGAACCTACCGGGAACCTGGACACGGCAACGAGTGCAACTGTTCTAGAGCTGCTGGATGAGCTCCACGCGGATGGCTTGACCATACTCCTGATTACGCATGACCCGGAGGTGTCTGCGCGTGGGGAACGTACGCTCCAGGTCCGTGACGGTGTGGTGAGTTGGTCGTGA